The nucleotide window GATTAATTGCATGTTCTGATATTACGGTAATATAGTAAGCCGTTTCACTTACCCTGAAGAGAGCCCTCATGCCAAAATACTACCAAGGGAAAAATGCAAAACCTAATTGAGCTCAAGTGTCAAAGAAATCTGAGTTAATAAAGCTGATCCTTCAGTCATTTAGATGTCTGCCCTTGGTTTAGGTTTCTGTTTCTACTGAGGGTTTTTTCTCAGATTTCTTGCCTTTCTGTTTTGCCTGAGTTGAAATTGTAGTTCATGAATTCTGTGTTGTGAAGAACTCACCCAGTTGTTCAGGCATTTTCTAAGAAGAATCACCAGTTGAAGAACAACCACTGTCCAACTATTTCCAGCTTCCTCATCCTGCAGATAAGAAACTAAGGCCTGGAGAGACTGAATAACTTGTACCTGGTTACAGCTAGTACATGGCAGAGCAGAACCAAAAACATGTCTCGTGCACTTTACACCATTCTATAGCAGTTTATGAGATAGActgaaagagaatagaaaaaggGAATTATATACTGTATTTAGATTGCATTTATGGCCCCATTCAGCCCATGAGAATAGAAGATAGCACAGCTAAAAGAAATAGAACTCACCTATGAGACTACTTGATTGCTATTTAAACTTTCATAGACTTTGTTGTAATTAGGCCTTTTACTTAATTGTAAATATCCTGATTCAGAAATAATTTGAGACGAGTTATCTTGAAATGAAATTAATTGACATCATAGTtaaccttatttttcttttgaagtcaTTCTTATATTTTGTAAGCTTGGAATCATTTGTTTAACTTTAATTACATGTTGTGTAAGACTGCttaagagtttatttcctttgtcCTAACACTTCCTAGAAATTGTTTCATAGTGTTTATGATGTCTAATTTATTTGAATGGATTTGTCGGTTTCTTCTCTGTCCTCTCAATGAAAACTCCTAGTTTTACTGTGTATTATGCTATTTTCCCCTGATcgcagaattttttttcctagtaacCAATAGCCAAAGTTAGATATCCTGACAGTTTTTCTTAGATcaaggctttaaaaatgttttggaagaataaaaaataactgCTTAAAAGAAGTGAACATTTATCATAGGAATCTCTGTGAAATCAGCAGTGTAATTCAAGaaaaatccttttattttcctcaacagtagctgtattttctttttctctttaacctCAACAGTTCCCTCAGTTCTCATTTTTGTCAGTGTAGATACAGGAAACATAGGccccttttttaatttaattgcagTAAAAGTAAATCCCATAAGAAATATCTAGTTGATTTTTGACTTGAATTACTATGATCTACAATATAGGGGtcaattaaaaattcattagGAAGTTTTACTGTATTAATGTAAATGTCCAATACATTAATGTATGGCCAATTTCAGTGGTGCATACAAAAATGTAATCAATGAATTTCTCTTGgggcagtaaaaaataaaatcggAAAAGAGAATGAATGAGGTCACTTTTTTGGTACGTTAATAGATTGGAAAATTGTCGCCTGCCTGTTGGCATGGAGCTGGGTTAACATACTATATATGTAGAATCAAGTTCTGGAAGGGTTCCTTCTTGGCCCGGGACTGATGGCATGTCCAGACCTGTTCAGTTGTTTTTATGGACATTTGTTGCTTTGTTGATATAACTTCAGGGGttctaagttttttgtttttggatttttttattcttaggtatggagagaaaaataatgcATTCATTGTTGCCAGCTTTGAAAATGAGGATGAGAACAAGGATGAGATTTCCAAGAAAGTTACCAGGGCCCTTGATAAGGTTACCTCTGATTATCATTCAGGATCCTCCTCTTCAGATGAAGAAACATGTAAGGAAATGGAAGTGAAACCAAATTCTGTGGCTGCGACCCCCAGCCCTGTGTACCAGGTAACCATGAAGTGGCTCCATACTGAAGGTCCTGAGCAGGGCTTGCAAGGTCATCCTGGGTAGTCCTGCTCATATTGCCCAGGGTTTCTGACTTGAGATTTTAGATCACAGTTCTTGCCTTTCCACACTAAGGGGAAGCTGTTTCATCTGAGATGAGAATAGGCATCCTGAGTCATTTTATCAAAGGTCTGCTTTACTATTCAATATGTaggataaatatatttcaaaaagaatagGAAGAATCATGGAAATAAAACATATCTGATGTTTTAAAATCCTTAGTGCTTTCAGAaacagccactttttttttttgtagccttTAACTCTTCCAATTTGTAACTTTAGGTTTAACTTTCATGTTCCTCCCTCCCTGTGGttaaagagaaacatcaataaatttttctttagttaattTTTCATTCAAGCCAAAACAATATCTTTCTTTGCCTTAACAAGTAAAGAATCATATAGCAAGCATGAGAGCTTCCCTGCTGGTTTgtttgataaagaatctgcctgcaattcaggagacctggattcgatccctgggttgggaatatcccttggaaaatggaatagcaacccactccagtattcttgcccagagaattatatggacagaggagcctggcaggctgtggtctatatggtcacaaagagtgggacacaactgagcaactaacacatagcAGTCAGATGTGTACTTTGTTCACTTATTTATTACTTATACCCCACATACCAAAGAACAGTTAATGTATTATAGTTTGTAAAATTCTTAACAGTACTTCTCaacaggaaatattttcaagtaaaaaaaaaaaatgaaaaatcttttgAGTTGAGCCTTATTCTGTACATGTACTTTTTCtgattttgagtctatttttaaatatacctgTTTTTATTAAGTTGGCCTTAATTAGATATAATTAAACATAACAGGTTTCTGGTATGGTTTGATTTGGCCTAAAATTAGAATTTAGATCTTAATGAGTAAGAAATCAGAGTATCATGAGTATTAGAGACtgaacctttaaaaaattaacttgaaacaGTATGTGCAtccatgctgagtcacttcagttgtgtctgactctgcagccctatgaactgtagcccaccaggctcctctgtccatgggattctccaggcaagaatattggagaggttgccatgccctttttcagggactcttcccaacccagggattgtacctacatctcttaacgtctcctacactggcagacagattctttaccactagcgtcacctggaaaGCCAGAGTACAGCAGTGACAGGTCCTCCTCTTCCCCAACCACCAGTCTTATGCCCTTGCATGAAGGTGTTCATTACCAGTTATTTTTGTATCCTTCCCAATAGAATCCCTATATAGATAAGTAAACATAATATTTGTATTTCGGGGATCATTTTAAGACCACTGACATaaatattttggactttttttccgTCTGTGTGATGCATTATATGCTACAAATTACCATTGTTAAATTACTTGCAATTCATTGAGATGTGTGGTAATTTTATCTCAGAATTTTATTTGTTACTCAGTAAAGCAAGAATATGAATCCCAAATTGAACTTCTTGCTACTAATTTTTACAAGTAAATTGAcctttaatttttagattttcttttaaaattcaattgtACTTGTTTTCCCCCTTGTTGAAAGACTACTGGGATAAAATTCTaacaaaaaagcataaaaaggGACGTGTCTtttatgtgcttttaaaataaaacagttctTTTCGACATTACATTCACAAAACATTTCATAATGGAGAAGCATAGTTCAGCTCTTAACAGTCATTGTGTAGAAAGTTGGAGCAGATGGTCcactttaagatcttttttacccgtccatttttttcatcttgaatCTGGCTTTACCAAGAAGAACCTTAAAAAAAGAGGTTATCAAAGTACAGACAAAATAATTTCTAGCTTGGGGGTCTTTGTTCTCTGATAGGGGTCTGTGTTTTCTGAAAGGAACCTCCAAAGATAATTCTCCACTAAGAATGAAGATTATGTAATTTCTCCCCAAATTGGTCTACAGATTCACCTTGCTATCAAAATCCCAAAAGGCTTTTTTCTAGATAAAATTGAAAGAAAGGAGAATCAAGTCAGAGATCTCACACTAATATCAAGTCATTATGTTTATCAAAACAGTGTGTTAatggtttgttgtttagtcgccaagtcgtgtccaactcttttgtgaccccatggactatagtccaccaggctccactgttcatgggatttcccaggcaagaatagtggaatgggttatgatttccttctccagggcatcttccccacccaggaatcaacccgcctctcctacactggcagatgaattctttaccactgaaccactaggcaATCCCTGTGGTAATGGTTTAAAGATACACAAATATATTATTGGAACAGATTGTAGACTCCTTAcgtacaaaaatttttttaataagtgcCAAAGCAATACAGTGGGGAAAATCGATAAGAACTGGTACTGAAACGATTGgataatccatttattttttaaaaagtgaccctAACTGCTACCTTAtaccatacattaaaaaaaaacaacaactgattTTAAATGGGTCACAGGCCTAAACATAAATGCTAAATCTCTGAcacttggaagaaaacatagggagaTACCTTTATTATTTAGGATAGGCCAAGATTTCTtccaaaaatgttattaaatttgacctcaccaaaattaaaaatctttgccCATCAAAAGAAACCGTAAAGAAAATGAATGGGCAGAAGTATAGGCTGGAACAAAATATTCTCAATACATATATTTGTCAAAGGACTTGTTTTcagaatatactttaaaaatcagtCCTATAAATCAACAATAAAAGACAAATGATCCAGATAACAACAGTGGGTATAAAGATGTGAAAAAACACTTGTACAAAAGAAGTTATATAAATGGCCAGTAAGCAAATGAAAAAGGTGTTCAGCCTTATTTGTTATCAGGTAATTATAAATTTAAGCCACAGTGAAACACTActttcagaatggctaaaattaaaacatCTGACAGTACCAAGTGCTGACAAGGATGTGAAGAAGCTGGACTCATAAACTGTTGATGGAAGTGTAAAAAATGGTACAATCACTTTGAAAACTGCTTGGCACTTAAATATGCATCTGCCCTATAACCCAACAGTtccactcctaagtattttaacaagagaaatgaaaagaaccaTATCTACAAAGCCTCTTACTAGAATGtttataacagtaaaaaaaaacaaatatccattAACAAGTGAATGGGGGAAGATagtcatatattcatttataccGTAGGATAATAACAATAAAACAGATTTCATAATAGACACAGTGCGGAAGGACCTAAAAAACATTCTGTTGAGCAGAAGAATTTTGCCAGggaattctttggtggtccagtggttaaggactcttgttttcactgccaagggcacaaGTTTGGTTCGTggtagggaaactaagatcccacaagtcatgtgTTACAGCCCCCAAAAAAGAATATTGCTagacacaaaagaatatatacctTCCATTTATATGGTGTTCACAAACAGGGAAAACTCAGTCTGTGATAGAAATTTGAACAGTGGTTGCTTGTGGGAATCATTGTTCCAGAATTGTGTCtactttttgagttttaaaagctTACCAGGACCCCAatgtagaaagaaatgaaaacattccaCTTCACTATTGGTTTTTAGTATAGGTCAGTTATTAGTTGGAACTCGtaataaattttttcatttccccATTGTAGGTAATCAAGAATTAACTGTGCATGCTAAggttattcactgcagcattgttttgTGTGCTTTTgtgcattgtttttttaaaagactgaaagcagCCGAAATGTCCTATCAACAAGATACCACTTAATTTAGTTATGGCATAGTCACGGCATTACTGTCTAGCTGTAGATTTATGGAAAAAGTCATTATATATATGAATGTCTCTGATATGTATTTGAGTATAGAAGCAGTATGCAGAATTGTGGATATTTAATGTGTATATTGATGTACACACAAGTATATTCATAGAATCTCTCTAAAGGTAATCAAAAAATTGATTAGTGTGTCTGCTGCCTCTGAGAGGGTACCTGGTAATCAGATaaagagagactttttttttccactatatACAACTTCGTGCCTTTTGAATTTTCTATCCTGAATGTAGTGCTGATATacagaatataaattttttaatccCTATGCTAAGAGCAGATGAGAAATCAGAGAACTCTGAAAGTCATAGTCACAGGGCACAGTATTCTGAGCAGAGAGGTCCAAGACTGCTGAAAACATTTTGCATAATGTGAACTTGAGGTCCCACTTGACTTACAGCATAATCTAAGACTGTTGTTCCAAAATGCTAAACTGGctacattagaatcacctgcaGAGTGTCATCAAAATACCTGGCCTCTGttcctaaaattttgttaataCTGTTCAGTAGAACAGGACTGACATTTTTGTGTTTAAAAGCTTCATAGGTGACTCTTCAGCCAGCTTCGGACACCAGCGGTCTTAAACATGATGTGTCCTTACAGGCCTCTACTCATTctgtgttttcatcttttctggttGACACAGCCAGAGAATACCTGGTTTTCAAGGGGTGTGTTtgagtttattaatttttgttcatttgaaaaatactgatcACTACTATATTTGAAGTTTTTAACATATTTAGACTTGACTGTAGGGAATGTCCCTTAGAGCTACTCTTTGGGTTGTGGGtgagtgagtttgtttttttattgatttaccattttcttttccctACAGATTTCGGAATTAATATTCCCACCTCTTCCAATGTGGCACCCACTGCCCAGAAAAAAGCCAATAATGTATCGAGGGAATGGCAATCAAAGTCACTACCCTCCTCCCATTCCATTTGGTTATCCAAATCAGGGACGGAAGAATAAACCATATCGCCCAATTCCAGTAACATGGGTACCTCCTCCAGGAATGCATTGTGACCGCAATCACTGGATTAATCCTCACATGTTAGCACCTCACTAGCTGCTTTTGTCTGTTGGTGTCATGTTGAGCGAAGGTAGAATAAGCCTGACTACACATTAAAAGTTCATACTTAAAGTAGTAAAGTTAGATGGGCTAAACCATCAAACTTATTTTTATAGAGAAGTTATTAAGAataatcttttcttaaaaatatatatgcactttaGATATATTGATATAGTTTGAGAAACTTTATAAAAGTTAGTCAAGTGCCTGAGTTTTTAATATTAAACTTGAGTATTTATATATTGTGCATCAGCTCTGTTGCTTATGAGGATACTGTAGGAGTGGATGATCTAGCACCTTTGAGCATTTACTTTATGGAAAGTATGTAAGTTATTTATACACATGGAAATCTATTTTATGTCGTTGTTTAGAAGAATTGCATAAAATCATGTAGTTGCAAATAAAAAGTAGTTTGAGGCATGACAATGTGTGCTTCTGTTCTGTACATAAACAGAGAAGAGTGAAAGGGATATCTCACTGCAGTGTTTAGTTAAATATTTAGCAAAGAAAAAGCCATGTagcaatttccatttttctttaaaaaattaattttttattaaccaTAACTTTCCCAAAGGCTATAGTAGCAAGTGATtcatataaaaagtttaaaatttgttCGTAGTACctaattgaaaatataaatacagtGAAACATTTCAGTCATCAAAGTCACTATACATAGGATTTTCTTAGCCTGGAATTTGGCCTGTACAAATGTTGATAAGACATCTGACTATGCCTAGTGCCACTGCATAAAGCAGAAATGTTCTTGTAGATGCTCTAAGCTTTGCCTTGTGCTTTTTTTCTTCAACAcgttaaagtctttattaaagtgaaagtgacgtcgctcagtcgtatccgactctttgggaccccatggactgtagcctactacgctcctccgtccatgggattttccaggcaagagtactggagtgggttgcaatttccttctccagaggatcttcctgacccagggattgaacccgcgtcttccacattgtaggcagacgctttacagtctgagctattcgatggaatttttaaaagtctttattagtGGTCTAAAATAAAGTCAAACAGTACAGTACTTCAGATTCTTCAGTGGTCCTTCGTATTTATACCACTGTAGTGCCATCAGTCTCGTAAGTGTACTTcaactacaaaaacaaaaagagacagaaaaatttggatttaaaaaaaaattgggtttttttccccGAAAAAGATGATTACACTTTCTCATTATACACATCTTTAAATTTCTAGTCCTAAATTATTTGATCAGAAAAATCAACACTTGCTAATAAACATTGGATGTCCTTGGCTGTTCCAGATATTCCTGTTGCCTGGTAATAAATTCTGTTGAGAACAGACTACCAGAAAAGTGCACAAATCATAAAGATACATAGCTCTCAGGGTATGTGGTATTCAAAATGTCTGCAATCTCAACAGAAAATTTACCTTTAAACCTCAGAGACTTCTGGTTTCAATGTTACTGTGCTCTTCAGTAGCGCTAGTTAACGgcgaagtcatgtccaacttcggcgacaccatggactgtagcctgccaggctgctcagtccatggaatactccagacaagaatactggaatgggttgacatttccttctccagggcatcttcccgattaagggcttgaacccaggtctcctgcactgcaggcagattctttaccaactgaagtgaagtgaagtgaaagtcgctcagtcgtgtctgacttttcaaccccatggactaaacagtccctggaattctctaggccagaatactggagtaggtagccttttcccttctccagggtatcttcctaacccaggtggattcttcaccagctgagccacaagggaagcccaagaatactggagtgggtagcctatcccttctccagtggatcttcccaaccccggaatCGGAACCAGGCacgatctcctgcattgcaggcggattgtataccaactgagctatcagggaagccccttaccgactgagctatggtATTATTCTCGTAGTTTAGACTGGATTTCAATGAAAATCactttatcaaaattattatTGGCCACAAGAGGGCATCAGATGTTCTTTTTCCAACTTCCAAACTAAAGGTTGTAATTATAAATAATCTCCCTTCGCCAAGGAAAAGTATTCGTGGTTATAGTTTAAATCACTCTTTTTCTTAGACATCTACATACAGAAATTACTACTTGTAATGGAGAATGTTAAGTATGCCAAAGTTGTTATTATATACATTGCTTTACTGGAATcatttttgctaaaaaaaaaaatgtatagttcatttaggaaaataaaagtacctaaaagcacaaagaaaaagaTGATCAAAATTAACTATAATAGTTCCAGCTGAGATAACTACTTTATCTAGCAAAGTATTTTATCTAGTAGCTGAGTTACTATTTTAGTGGATGGGGATATTTAAAAGAGGGAGCTTTTACTTTATaaacttctgttttgttgttATGAAATATACTCATTTTATGGTCTCACAGTTTGAAAATGTGGAACATTTTCTTAcgtaattgatttttttcctaaaacatgatttttaatattttcatggtATTCATATTTATGTACCTTAATTGATTTAACCAGTCTTTATAATTAGCTATTAAGCTACtgatctcttttttccccctctaggtttatttttatttatttgtccatAATTGTTTATTGaagcttttttaatataaatttattttaattggacgctaattactttacaatattgtgttgtaaGCTACTGATCTctacaggaaatttttttttagccacattatttaaatatatatctccTTTGTTGGAGGTGGTTGCAGGCAGGGAGGTATTCCTttgaagtccagaaataaatgagcaaatttGTTTCAGAGCTGCCAGTTTAATTTACATACAGAAAGTCTATAGATGATAAATTTCTTAAGAGTCAAGTTAATCTGTAAAATTTCAACAGAAAAATAGGACTGTTGCActaaattcaatgaaaaaaagttttgtttttgaatCTTATTGATCATCAAACACATATaaagacatgaaataaaatttactgattaaaaataaaagtatttaaaatttataaactttGTCTAAAGTGACTGGAACATGACAAATGTAAACTTAAATTTTTTCACCTGAGttaaagtgaaatatttcatGTTTCCTAATATTGCCAATGTTAATACAGACCATATTTAAAGTCAGATATTGATAGCTGATAACATCAAATTATTTCGTAAATAATTCTGAAAAGACAGCTTGTGGATGTTCGATAGTCACTTTGAAATCTGGACAGAAAAAACTAAAATGCAAGCTCTCTTACAGGGATTTGGCATGCAGATTTACTGTAAAATTACCCTCCCTAGCATGATTAGGATTGCCAATCAAAAAGTTTAGGTGGGAAACCATTACAAATGATCTAcccaataaacattttaaatatttaaaatgtagcaATATACAGTCAGTCATCTaatatcaggacttccctggtggtccagtggttgagaatctgccttgcaattcaggggaagaggatttgatccctggttggggaactaagatctcatatgcatgccacaactaaaccAGTGCACAACAAttagagaagcccacacagccaAAAGAATAGAATTAGGAGACCTGAATTTCATTTCTGCTTGCTTTGGTAAATCCAAACCTTTCTGAATcttgatattttcataaaatgatgtttgttgtttagttgctaagtcatgtctaattccttgtgaccccatggactgtagcccaccaggctcctctgtccatggaattttccaggcaggaatactggagcgagttggcttttcctattctaggggatattccagacccagagatcgaacctgagtctcctgcattgtcaggtggattctttaccactgagccaccagggaagctctcacaAAATGATACTGAAT belongs to Bubalus bubalis isolate 160015118507 breed Murrah chromosome 1, NDDB_SH_1, whole genome shotgun sequence and includes:
- the BTG3 gene encoding protein BTG3; this encodes MKNEIAAVVFFFTRLVRKHDKLKKEAVERFAEKLTLILQEKYKNHWYPEKPSKGQAYRCIRVNKFQRVDPDVLKACENSCILYSDLGLPKELTLWVDPCEVCCRYGEKNNAFIVASFENEDENKDEISKKVTRALDKVTSDYHSGSSSSDEETCKEMEVKPNSVAATPSPVYQISELIFPPLPMWHPLPRKKPIMYRGNGNQSHYPPPIPFGYPNQGRKNKPYRPIPVTWVPPPGMHCDRNHWINPHMLAPH